A genomic region of Parambassis ranga chromosome 7, fParRan2.1, whole genome shotgun sequence contains the following coding sequences:
- the nckap5l gene encoding nck-associated protein 5-like isoform X2 produces the protein MRTMSDETEQRMCDEDFGSDEEGEEADVESYLEDNSSELVDRLRELEAENSALMLANESQREAYERCLDEVANHVVQALLNQKDLREECIKLKMLVFDLERQNRALCELFQQKLPNHPTAHYQVQAGPLPDYNAQLHNDSAKQVEPAQTEAQAKGNGYRTQHASPAQRGPAASMEALSPFFKKKAHILEVLRKMEETDPLKFHPSTTSLSFCDYSQVLMSTEAVLATADPLPLQCKPHHTHCHCSCSDADTHQHVNGDGAVKCEGGNTCCLHCKRGPESPPKPCNHVCSPSKATSSTQSHVGAAAAMSECHVKARTGESAAPSKQCTKNEAHQQPAGATAHSSIKETVEPSLEAMGGEPDTSEGCLNTSASEELTGFSAASHQPSSVKEATQISHCDMDTSDGVHNGLAPPPDPSAVPEKDGADQEASVRAGASVSPSPSCLSDVKAAAINSPSKLLKFLKIPSIGEKSQASPSAVRLSPQLTRNSRIPCRTNNYEVYHSPVPTRRATTTERCRQPPPPPSRSESYPATHSAPTSPPQPEDACSPPAKEISYSSLSAPKPTAGSKMGAPPSTSSSSSPKVSQRVPHYENVCDMSSTSREEDPTQGLEKRTTLPSQTKTNGGERKLVKSLPESVLNPPPQRKQSSSSTSESTSDDEEESDSPVWVNHHSLPNSSVLNKAQSRANYPRTREKQETDMTEVPSTEITQPPPPPPARRSDASSIPKRPTAAAVRSQADSSHHAFKDRLAALGKLRSSEDLQVNLRPIDPVNEGTYGEERSRTAERSMEVHKEEQRHSKYTDSLDGKPKGSSGGLKYPGPSQLYEQAVKSQPAAKQETSKSKIGLPSPNADAPQVLRNNIKCPGSLNLAYNVKAGVGPQSSNSPNKIPLKSPSKPCQGPSVHRGGKPSEAPRYSSKSEERTKIAGKGKKNPMYGDSLPPPPPRPPTSEGEKPLQPAPSPQSAIEQKVMKGIEENVLKLQEQDRGGQGGEVKQKASNGIASWFGLKKSKLPALSRKADGTKAKDEKKEWKINIPSVGRDSVKMATRCKEGVEGLNISTLMEKAEGLRRALEEERAYVERSGRGHSCEVVMDQAQGQLAVMYRGARSDNFMQQLLNRVDGKDVISVPQRRLSFDCKTSKPVFTQQGDIISHTTSHEDMEKGSERMGKITSDENLADSVHSQHFAGSGASTYTLDSGIGTFPLPDCSSGAAGRGLSKMRAGADHHSTGSPGRAGRRARTLDRELTSQEECYTPHKQLIPTVQYGSVLEGRSSAGVIREDKEAHGANMFSPRSKTWTFPNLKTPAGPAEVYLAVEEEEEEAVSFGSPFRGALHKRKHMT, from the exons ATGAGAACAATGTCTGATGAGACAGAACAGAGAATGTGTGACGAGGACTTCGGTTCGGACGAGGAGGGCGAGGAGGCAGACGTGGAGTCCTACCTGGAGGACAACAGCAGTGAGCTGGTGGACCGGCTGAGGGAGCTGGAG GCGGAGAACTCTGCTCTGATGTTGGCGAATGAGAGTCAGAGAGAAGCGTACGAGAGGTGCTTGGATGAG GTGGCAAATCATGTGGTCCAAGCTCTGCTGAATCAGAAG gatctgAGAGAGGAGTGCATCAAGCTGAAGATGTTGGTGTTTGACCTGGAGAGGCAGAACAGAGCGCTTTGTGAGCTTTTTCAGCAGAAACTGCCCAACCACCCCACCGCCCACTACCAG GTTCAGGCAGGACCCCTCCCAGACTACAATGCACAGCTGCACAATGACTCGGCCAAACAGGTGGAGCCTGCACAGACTGAAGCACAAGCCAAG GGAAATGGCTACCGCACACAACACGCCTCCCCAGCCCAGCGTGGCCCCGCCGCCTCCATGGAGGCCCTGTCCCCCTTCTTCAAGAAGAAAGCACACATCCTGGAGGTCCTGCGCAAGATGGAGGAGACGGACCCGCTGAAGTTCCACCCGTCCACCACGAGCTTGTCTTTCTGCGACTACAGCCAGGTGCTCATGTCCACAGAGGCTGTTTTGGCCACAGCGGACCCCCTGCCGCTGCAGTGCaaaccccaccacacacactgtcactgctCCTGCTCGGACGCTGACACACACCAGCATGTCAACGGTGACGGAGCGGTGAAGTGTGAGGGAGGGAACACCTGCTGTTTACATTGCAAGAGGGGCCCGGAGAGCCCTCCAAAGCCATGCAACCATGTCTGTAGCCCCTCAAAAGCCACCTCCTCTACCCAGAGCCATGTAGGTGCTGCAGCTGCTATGAGCGAATGTCACGTTAAGGCCAGGACAGGAGAGTCTGCAGCCCCGTCTAAACAATGCACCAAGAATGAAGCccaccagcagccagcaggCGCCACCGCCCACTCATCAATCAAAGAGACGGTCGAACCGAGCTTGGAGGCGATGGGAGGGGAGCCCGATACCTCTGAGGGCTGTCTAAACACGAGTGCCTCTGAAGAGCTCACCGGCTTCTCGGCCGCCTCCCACCAGCCCAGTTCGGTGAAGGAGGCCACGCAGATCTCCCACTGTGACATGGACACCAGCGATGGCGTCCACAATGGCTTAGCACCCCCTCCCGACCCCTCGGCCGTCCCTGAGAAAGATGGTGCAGATCAGGAGGCTTCCGTAAGAGCCGGCGCCTCCGTCAGCCCCAGTCCTTCCTGCCTCAGCGACGTCAAAGCCGCTGCCATCAACTCTCCGTCCAAACTGCTCAAGTTCTTGAAGATCCCCTCCATCGGGGAGAAGTCTCAGGCTTCCCCCTCCGCTGTCCGTCTGAGCCCACAGCTCACCCGCAATTCCCGCATCCCCTGTCGCACCAACAACTACGAGGTGTACCACTCTCCTGTCCCCACACGCAGAGCCACCACCACAGAGCGGTGCAGgcagcctcctccacctccatccaGGTCCGAATCCTACCCCGCCACACACTCAGCTCCAACCTCTCCTCCACAGCCGGAAGATGCCTGCTCCCCACCTGCTAAGGAAATAAGCTACAGCAGCCTGTCTGCACCTAAACCCACTGCAGGCTCCAAGATGGGGgctcccccctccacctcctcgtcctcctcaccCAAAGTTTCTCAGCGGGTCCCTCATTATGAAAATGTCTGTGATATGTCCTCCACCTCTAGAGAGGAGGATCCAACGCAGGGCCTCGAGAAAAGAACCACTCTACCCTCTCAAACAAAGACAAACGGCGGAGAGAGGAAGCTCGTTAAGTCGCTGCCGGAGAGCGTCCTGAATCCCCCTCCACAGCGGAAGCAGTCATCCTCATCAACATCGGAGTCCACGtcagatgatgaagaggagtcaGACAGCCCGGTGTGGGTTAACCACCACAGCCTGCCCAACTCCTCTGTCCTGAACAAAGCTCAGAGCAGAGCTAACTACCCTAGAACCAGAGAGAAACAGGAGACAGACATGACGGAGGTGCCCAGCACTGAGATCACACAGCCTccgcctccacctccagctAGGAGAAGTGACGCCTCATCCATCCCCAAGAGGCCTACGGCTGCGGCAGTGAGATCCCAGGCCGACTCCAGTCACCACGCGTTCAAAGACAGGCTGGCTGCATTAGGAAAGCTGAGGAGCTCTGAGGATTTACAAGTCAACCTCAGGCCCATCGACCCGGTGAACGAAGGCACCTACGGAGAAGAGAGGAGCAGGACGGCTGAGAGGTCCATGGAGGTCcacaaagaggagcagagacattcTAAATACACAGACTCTCTGGATGGAAAACCTAAGGGTAGCAGCGGTGGTTTAAAGTATCCAGGGCCGTCGCAACTGTATGAACAGGCAGTCAAATCTCAGCCTGCTGCTAAACAAGAGACATCTAAGAGCAAAATAGGTCTGCCATCCCCTAACGCTGATGCTCCGCAGGTTCTACGCAACAATATCAAGTGTCCCGGCTCGCTGAATTTGGCCTATAATGTTAAAGCTGGTGTTGGTCCTCAAAGTAGCAACAGCCCCAACAAAATACCCCTGAAGTCTCCGTCCAAACCCTGTCAAGGCCCATCAGTGCACAGAGGCGGGAAGCCCTCAGAGGCCCCGCGTTACTCGTCCAAATCAGAGGAGAGGACCAAGATCGCTGGGAAAGGGAAGAAGAATCCGATGTATGGAGACAGCCTGCCGCCACCTCCTCCAAGACCTCCAACATCCGAGGGGGAGAAGCCGCTTCAGCCAGCCCCCAGCCCACAGTCCGCCATCGAGCAGAAGGTGATGAAGGGCATCGAGGAGAACGTGCTAAAGCTTCAGgagcaggacagaggagggCAGGGCGGCGAGGTCAAGCAGAAAGCCTCCAACGGCATCGCGAGCTGGTTCGGCCTGAAGAAGAGCAAGCTGCCCGCGCTGAGCCGCAAGGCAGACGGCACCAAGGCGAAAGACGAGAAGAAGGAGTGGAAGATCAACATCCCCTCAGTGGGCAGGGACTCTGTGAAGATGGCCACCAGGTGCAAAGAGGGCGTAGAGGGCCTGAACATCTCCACGCTGATGGAGAAGGCGGAGGGGCTGAGGAgagctctggaggaggagagggcgtACGTGGAGAGGTCGGGCCGGGGCCACTCCTGTGAGGTGGTGATGGACCAAGCTCAGGGACAGCTGGCTGTCATGTACAGGGGAGCGCGCTCCGACAACttcatgcagcagctgctgaacaG AGTGGACGGGAAGGACGTGATCAGTGTCCCCCAGCGTCGGCTCTCCTTTGACTGCAAGACCTCCAAGCCGGTGTTCACTCAGCAGGGCGACATCATCAGTCACACCACCAGTCACGAAGACATGGAGAAG GGATCAGAGAGGATGGGAAAGATCACATCAGATGAAAACCTGGCAGACTCCGTTCACTCTCAGCACTTTGCAG GCTCTGGTGCTTCCACTTACACTCTTGACAGCGGCATCGGTACGTTCCCTCTGCCCGACTGCAGCAGCGGCGCAGCCGGACGGGGCCTTTCCAAGATGAGAGCCGGGGCCGACCATCATTCGACCGGCTCCCCGGGTAGAGCTGGGAGACGGGCGCGCACCCTGGACAGAGAGCTGACGTCACAGGAGGAGTGCTACACGCCCCACAAACAGCTGATTCCCACCGTCCAGTACGGCTCTGTGCTGGAAGGGAGAAGCTCAGCCGGTGTCATCCGTGAAG ACAAAGAGGCCCACGGAGCCAACATGTTCTCTCCTCGCTCCAAGACTTGGACTTTCCCCAACCTGAAGACCCCAGCAGGACCTGCAGAGGTGTACCTggctgtggaggaggaagaggaggaagcggTGTCCTTTGGATCACCATTCAGAGGG GCGTTGCATAAGAGGAAGCACATGACCTAA